The Odocoileus virginianus isolate 20LAN1187 ecotype Illinois chromosome 2, Ovbor_1.2, whole genome shotgun sequence genomic interval GTTACGTAGTGAGGTGTTATGGGGAGGAAATAGACCTTGTCCGCCAGCCCCTGTGAGGTCTGCACGGTAGCGATGTTAGGGTTGATCAGCAAGGTCTGAAtgttttcctccttcagggcCTTGATCGCCTAAGGGGATAAAGGTGGCATATCAGCCTCGACTAGAGAAGCAAGACTTTTGGTCTCAGACCagcatttctcttcctctttctggacttttctccctttcctggacTCTCAGTCCCTAATAACTGACTTCTCACCTTTCTCTGTATTCCCCAGTTCGCTTGGGTCACTTCTTCCCTACAACCAATGTTCATGCCTAAGCCCTATTCATCCTGAAGGCCACACACCCAGAGAGGCAGCAATGGACACACTTTACCTGAGAGCCTGAGTAGTCAAACTCGCCAGCCTGGCCGATGGAGAGGCCCCCAGAGCCCAGAATCAGAACCTTTCGTGGTGCTGTAAGCCCAGAGCCTGGGGTGGGAATCCCAGGAAGACAGAGGCGCTCAGCCAGCCGCTCTCGAACTATGGAAGCAAAGAAAGACAATACATTAGAGTTGAACAAGACCTGAGAGATCATCTAGATTAACTCCTCACTTTACGGAAGAAACCAGAACAAGTCATGCCTCTAATGAGTGGCAGAGGCAGGACCAGGAACCCGGACTTGTGACTCTGGAGTTCCTTTGAATGGAAGAAGCATGAATGAATCACTTTGGCTTGGTTGCCTTCCCACACCTCCTGTCTAACCTCCCAAACACCTCTCAGTTTCCTGAGGCACATTCATCTTATGCCCACCCTGGAGCCTGTTCTTAGAGCCCCAACCTATATCTACTCAAGTGCTTACCTGTCTGGCCCCCAGGGTTCCCAGCTGTAGCTTCTTTCACAGTTTCCAGAAAAATGTCAAAAAGAAGTTCCATATCTGAAGGGCCAGCTTGATGCTCTGGGTGAAACTGGACACTGTTGAAGAGAGGGGATGGTGAAAACTGCCATTGTCACTGGGTCTCAAAGGTGGGTAGTGGCAAGGCTAACTGAGGCCCACtgctgtgatttcttttttgatcttCAAGTCTCAGTGGGCTTTAGAGCTACAGAGATCCAGGCATTGTGCCAGAACCACGTGGGCTCACCTGAAGAAGGGCAGGCTCTCATGTACGATGCCTTCATTGGAGTGATCATTGGCATTGGTGAAGAGAGGAAGCCAGCTTGGTGGCAGTGAGTCTGTTTCCACAGCAAATCCATGGTTCTGGGATGTTAGAAAGCAGCGCCCGGAGCCCACCAGCAAGCATGGCTGGTTATGGCCTCGGTTCCCGTATCTGGAGGCAGAAACATCCTGAGTCACAGGCCCCTCTCACCCTCCCTTCACTCCTGCACCAAACCCAGCTCTGGCTGATCTCATGATTCTCACCAGCCCCCAGTCCAATTTCAACACTAATAAACACCAACTCTATTCTATTCTCATTCCCAAGCCTCCCCATCCCTTGTGTCCCCACCTCATCTTGTAAGTCTTGGCCCCAATGGCTAAGGCCAACAGCTGGTGTCCCAGACAGATCCCGAAGATAGGTCGGGGGTTTGGTTCAGATAAAACACGGCTCAGTGTGGATACCAAGCTGGGATAGGAAGCAGGGTCACCAGGGCCATTACTCAGGAAGAGACCCTCATACTCTGGAGTGGGCAGAAAAGATGATATTAAAATCCATAATTCAACTAGAGAGACACACCATTAGAGCAAAAGCCcttttctcccccttcttctctGCAACTCACGTTGACTTTCAGCAGCTGGACCGAGGGCCAGATCTTCCACCCATGCTGCTTGTCTGAGGTCTTTGTACAGACCCAAGCTACTCACCTTGACTGTCTAACGCGTGGTCCCAGGGTACCACAGTGACCTCTGCCCCACGTTGGCACAAGCATCGGACCTGATTGTACTTGAGGCCACAGTCCAAAGCAAGGATCCGAGGGGTACCCCCTGCATTGAATACCCGTGGAACCTGAGGAGTAAATGGTTGACAGCTGTGAATAGTAGGTATAATATGCCCACAACCTGTACTCTGGAGGCCTTTTCCAGTTCTCCCTCAAGTGTTTACAACCAGTCTGGACACAGTGTAACTACTGTGCTTAGCATGAAACACTCTTCGACTCTCTCTATACCTTAGTGGAAACCTCCGGCACCAGGGGGCGGGCATTGGGGTCCAAGAAGGGCAGGGTTGAAGGTTCTGTCCCATCCTGGACCAACTTGCCCAGCAGAGACCCTTGCTCTCGCAGCTTCTTAGTCAGCTCCCGAGTGTCCACTCCTGTTGAAACAGCAGACTCTGAGAGATCACTTCCCCAGTGCAGTCATGCAGGAAGTTAAGACTTCAATTCTAGAGCCTGAGTCACCCACAGCTGTCCTCTGGGCATCAAAATCCTGGGCTGTCCTTCCAGAACGACCCCACCatgaagtattcttgcctccaaGTATCACATTTGAATTGAACCACCACCCCAGATCTGTTTACAGAAGGTAATACCAAGGGACAAAAGAACAGGCTAAATGACAATACAGGAATATTATcaaacaggtttaaaaaaaaatttagaaaactggaaaaattttaaacactccCTGGATATTTGATATTAAGaaattactgttaattttttaaaggtatggTAGTGTTATTGTCATCGTGTTTTTACAAGGGTTCTTTTTTTATAGATATTGAACTCTCGGAAGATGAAACAATATTATATCTGAGATTTGCTCCAAAATAATCCAGAAGTTGTAGTAGTGGTGATGAAATAAGTTTAGCCCTGAGTTGATGAAACTGGGGATTCATTATCCTATTCTCTCCTTTTGCATGCTTGAAATTTCCCATCTGAGTGAGAGCTCAGTTCCTTCCCCCAGTCTAAACCTTTCAAATCAGGTACATTATATCACAAAACCCTGGACTCAAGTCCCAAGGGTCCACAGAGAACTTCTCTTAATTCTTTCCACCTGGGTACCCATGTTCCCTCCAGACCCAGGAATGCTTGCACCATACCTTGCAGGCCAGGTATGCCATGCTGTTGCAGCCACTCGTGCAGAGTGCAGGTGGCACTCCAGTGGCTGGGTGTGGGACAGCACTCTCCCACCACCAGTCCTGCCACGTGGATCCCCGAGGATTCAAACCACTGTCGATGGAAGGAGGAGACGGTGAGGAGCCCAGGGCCACATAACTCCCCGAGCCATCTTTTCCCATTGGAGGGCCATGGACCCTGTACTTCAGCCACAGTGAATGACCTGTCATTCCTTTAACAAGCCAAGTACCTCATGCTTCTGCCTTTTATCACCAATGCTGCCTCCCACGTGAAACACTGAACACAGGGGCCTGGGGGGCCTGATGGCACTGATATGACAGTGATAACTGAAAGGACATTTGcctttccctccctttttttaaatctccttttcCATGAAGTCACCCCTATTCTCACCCACTGCAGCTGTGCCTCCTTAGAATTCATTTAAGTTCACTTTTACTTCCACTTGTCTtgttatttacattgtattaCCAATGTGTTCATTTGTCTTCATCAGAGAATTTTGAACTCAAGAGCAAGATACCTGACATATGATAGTTAATGAAGTTTACAGAGGGCCCACTGCACGCCAGGTATTGTAACAGATGCTGGGGGGCAAGCATGAGCATGAATAGACAAGGTCTTGTCTTCAGGATGTTAATTTGCTACTCAGGGAAGCAGAAAATTAAGGTAGTGTAGATAACAAGATCATATTCTCAGAGTGTGATAACAACAGTACAGAACAGGAAGGGGCATAGcaccttaataaaaataaagactcaGGGTAGAATATTAGGCATGATTATTACACCCCCTCCATAAGggattatcatttttaaaagcaacatcTTTGTTACTCAATACAGAAGCTTATAATAACTAAGCAGAGAAACAGGCTGTTTACTGGGGAGGAAGTGGCATATTTAAATTACATCTGCTTTGTGGTAGAAGGTTTAAGAAAGATGAATGTTGAGATTGTTCTTTAGGGATGTGAAGGCTAGTCTGGCAGAAGCCTCCATGGCTAGATGGTCGAATCTGCACTTGGACATACATTTACGGCATATATGCTGCAAAAGCATCAGTGGTGGGTTTGTGGCTCCTGGAGGCTTTACTCATCTTGGTTCTGTCAGGGCCTCAACTTTGCAAGTGTATAAACTCAACTTTGACATTGTATCTAGAGTTGACAGAGCTGAAGACTGATGTAAATTAACCAAGATAATGCATCATAAACTAGAACACAGTGAATTCATAGGTCGTGATGAGGAGTGGTTCTTTCCGGAATAACAGGCATGTCTATTACCTAGAGTTTCTTCTCCCAAGTGTCAGGGTGAGTGGTGAAAGCATATGAAGAATTAAAGTCTCAGTAAGCCTAGTATCAGAATAAAATGAGTTTTGAGGAATACTGCACTGAGGCTATGGTGACTAAGATGAacttgttttggtttgtttttttacttgAACTCTCAGAGGGCAACTTAGTTTCCAAATTCCAGAAGAGGAACAGGAAAAACTTCACTGAGAAGGACACTGTTTTCTTATCTACATGTTAAGAACTCTACTGAAAAGTGGTAAAAAATGAGGCAAGGTAAGTAAAGCAGGTTTAGATGATAATCAGCTTAATTGGTTTGGTAGGGAAACTTGGACTTACTATCACTGAGAAGGGTGTGACCCTGTATTCCAATTTCTTTCCCATTAAATTATACACTCTTAAAGCTTACCTCTCATCACAAAAATCTCATCGGAGCTCAGACTCTGGCTTGGTCCAGCACTTTGTGCCTCTCAAGGCACCTAACAAGTCGCGCACAGGGCCTGTCTAGCACTTCAGTGTGTATCAGCTTTCTCCAGAATGACTATCGGAATGGCAGTGTCTTCACTAACAGTTAATAGCTACTGATTCGAAAAGGAATGTAGAACAAGCATTGGTGTTGGCTACCTTGCTGAGCCCGAACTCATCCACTTCATCTAGGGGGATGCCGTAGTTACCGATCAGGGGGTATGTCAGCACTAAGATCTGTGCTTTGTAGGACGGGTCAGTCAGAGCCTCGGGGTAGCCGACCATACCGGTTTGAAACACTGCaagaaagaggcagagctggggcttaGGCAGGGCATCCTTCGGAGCACTGCCCAGAGCGATGAGAATCCCCTTGGGCCGTAGGGATACGGGAAGGTGGGGGGGAGCAGGCTAGGGAatggcgggggagggggtgtgCAGGCGGGAAAATGGCGGGGTCTGAGCAGAGTAGGCTGGGCAGAGAGGGGCATCAGAGAGGCAGATGAGGTCGGCAGCCAGCCCGGACTTGCTTACCCACTTCCCCGGCAGTCGACACAGCGGCCCCAAAGGGCTGGCCCCGCAGGACCGACCCGTCCTCCAACACCAGGGCGGCCATGGGAACGAAGCTCAGAGGCGGGGGTGATCACAGAGAAGAGGGAAAGCGCAGCAAGTCCCAGTCGATGCTAGAACCACCAGAGGACTGCGCGCCCAGAGTCGATCCACGTGGCTCGCCGCGCCGCTGTCTAGAGCCAAGCGCTGTGTAAGCCGCGCAGGAGCCCAGGAGCTCTGGACCGCGGCAGACTGCGGCGGCGCAAGCAGCTGGCGGCgtgaggggcggggccgggagcgtgaggggcggggccagggcggCTAGCGGGTTGGGTCACCTCTTACCAAGCGCGAAGGTAAGGGAAACCTGTGAAAACCAGCTCTCCCCCGAACCAGCCTTTCCCACCCCAACCAagagacaagaagaaaaaaagaaaaactgtttatTATGGTCAACATCACAAATATGAACTGGTACTAGTCCACTCCCGGACTGGATGTCTACAACACACCAGGGCTGTGCAAATTTCCATCTTCCTTCCATCGGAGGCCTCTGCCTTGGCAGGATCCGCTGATGAATGATGTCTAGGAAGCAAATCTCCCTGACTCGGTTAAGATGGGGATGATCTTTAGGTCAGTAGGAAGACCTGTGTGGTTCATGAAGCCTTGGCTTTTCGGCGTTGAGTCCCCCAAAGAAGGATGGAGATGGATAAGGTGGTGGATCCCAGAATACCAAAGAACATGAACAATGGGAAGGAGCCCTGTGAATAACAGACCAAAAAAAACTTCATATAGGGCTACATGAAGGGCTTACAACCTAACATCCAGTAATTTCCTAGCATATCTGTCTCCTCAGCCAGGGCagttttcttctagtttccttctctaggtgctTTGCATCAGCTGCTGGTCTTCTTTTAAAGAGCTATCTATGCATATCTCTTATCCCtaattccctggtgactcagatggtaaaccatctgcctgcaatgtgggagacctgggttcgatcccgggtcgggaagatcacctggagaaggaaatggcaacccactccagtactcttgcctagaaaattctatggatggaggagcctggtgggctacagtccatggggtcgcaaagaatcagccacgactgagcgacttcacttttatcCCTAATTAGGAGGCCTCATTCCTCACCTGGCGCATACACTTGTAGCCATGGAAGCCATCAGCACAAACACACTGCAAGAGACCTGGACCATCAGGTACACAAGATCCATTCTCAGGACATATTTCTGAGagccagagaaaaacagagaacatCACTGGATTTCATTAGGTATATTTCCCATATATCTCCTTCAGCTTAGATTCTCTCAACTATTTCTAGGTCAAAGGTACAGTGGAAAGAAGACTACAGATAATCAGAACACTGTCAtgataacaaaataattttaagatctTTCTTTCCAAAGGGTTAAGACTTctgagctatgacaaacctagacagcatattaaaaagcagagacattactttgccaacaaaggtccatctagtcaaagctatggtttttccagtagtcattcatgtatggatgtgagagttggaccaaaaagaaagctgaacgccaaagaattgatgctttggaactgtggtattggagaagactcttgagagtcccttggattgcaaggagatcaagtcagccaatcctaaaggaaatcaatcctcaatgttcactggaaggactgatcctgaagctgaagctccaatactttggacacctgatgcaaagaactgactcactggaaaagagcctgatgctgggaaagactgaaggcaggagaagaagggggtgacagaggatgagatggttggatggcatcaccaactcaatggacgtgagtttgagcaagctctgggagttggtgatagacagggaaacctggcatagcacagtccatggagtcgcaaagagtcagacacgactgagcacctggactgaactgaacacttcgGACACCTGAACAAAAGGCACTTAGGCAATTTTACCATCCTGATCTAAAGTAGAGAATACAAGGGAGGAGGGGTAGTTTCCAGAGGGGTGGAGATGAGACAGCATACCTGGATCCTCAGTGCTGTTGCAAATATTCCTTTGTCCTTCGCAGCTTTGGTTGTTTACATAAAAAGTGACAGTATCCCAGGCATTAATGCCTCCAGGACAGTTGACATCTTGTGGCAGTATCCTGAACACAACACAGGCAGTCATAACATGCAGACCAAAGTTGCTGAGTTCATAGCACTGCTTCTCTTTggttctctcccccaccccacactctTACTCACAGAGTCTGGAGCTGAGTAAAGCCATGGAAGGTGTTGACCAAGTCACCCTGGAGGGGGTTTGCCTGCAGGTCTCTGCAAAGCACACACTGTTAGCACTGTGCTCTAGGAAAACACTTTACTTCCATTCACACATCTTTCTGGATGGTAATCCAGTTCTTATTCTGAGTTGTCCAAATGTAGATAATATTCAAACATCTTTTTAGAAGTCCATCCTCAAAGACTTTCCCATCAACCCTATGCCAACGTCACCTTTTGGGAAGGATAACTAATGACTTACATGATGGTAGCAGTATGTGCTTGAGGAAAGTTTGGACCAGGGTCCTTCAGAGAGCAGTTCTGGAGATCCAGCCTGAGGAAATAAGGTAATTAGTGAAACTATGTATCTTTCTCCTTCACCCAGGGTAAGCTATTACAAACCCCTTTACAGCTAATATTCATTGAGCACACCTATGTCAGGGCCACAAACTAGGCACTTTGGTAGATGTTTTAATCCTGCATTGTCCAATTAAGTAACCACTAATACATGCagctacttaaattttaaaaattctgtcccTCATTCGCACTAGTCACATTTCTTCAATATCTATTGCTGTCTATTCCTTTACTTAATGGAATAGTGCCTTAATATTTACTTAATGACTACTAACTGCAAATATTACTTAAGCCTAATAACTGCAAAAATTGggagaattaaaaataacattcagtATCTTAGCTTGCAAGTTGTTTATAATGCACTAGGGGAACAAGACCATcacccaaaataaaaaatatataaacattaaattgGAATGTGAGCAGTTTATAAAATTAACTTGAGTGGTACGGACACTAAGGATTAGaggaagtgaaaaattaaaaggtcTTACTCTGGCATTTAGTAGTACAGAGTATTCACAAAAGATGTTGGAATTAAAGGACAGATATGTCCTAATTTGATGGAGGAAGGCAAGTTTAGGTAAAGAGAGAGGCTTGAACAGAGAAACAAAGGTGGTCTGCTTTTGGAGGTAGAAGAGTCTGGCTGAAGCCAGACTCTCCTGGAGGGTTTGAGTGGACAAGTAATTGAAAGTAATGTTGGAAAGGTAGGTTGGGCCAGTCTATGATAGTTCCTGGTTTGTACTTCATCCTAGGGCCACAGACAAttataagtttaattttaaagCCAGAGAGCAATAGTGGAAAGAAACCGGTTTTCTGAAAGTTCTATATAAATAAGTATTTAGATAGATAAGGGAATGAGGAGAATGGAAGCAAGACAAGTGACTTTCTGAATCTGAAGTGAGGGTgctctgaaaaaggaaatgtttaataaggatctattatattttcttcacatatctggagaaaagtcaaaggaaattaaaagagatCTAGTTTGGGGAGACACCTGCATAATGGTTGAAGCTGTAAGAATAAGTGGATTCTCAAGAATGTGAGGGGAAAACAATGCAGGAAGTAATCTGTATaaggtgaaaaaagagaaatttgcCTCAAATATGAATtaatgagaagagaaagaaaaccatatTTCATAGTGTCCTGGAGGCCAAAGGAGTCATTTCATGGAGACACTACAGTAAATAAGCCAGAGAGTtgataataaatgaaagaaataaggttaaaaaatgctcaaaattatgACTTTTATGCATTTTTCAACCAGGAAGAACCACAGGGTtgtttaaagtgttagtcactcagtacaTGTCCCAtgcttttcaaccccatggactgtagcccgctaggctcctctgtccatgggattctccaggcaagaatactggagtgggttgccatttccttctctgagtgatcttcacaacccaggaatcaaacccaggtgtcctggactgtaggcagattcttcactttgccaaaaacagatttaaaagtcTGAGACTCATGGTTTAGATGCCTCAAAAATATGTACGAATATTTATCCCCAAAGCCAATCAGGCAAGCCTTGAAGAATCCGGTTTGGGAACTCTTTTCCAGTACCCAGGGAGGTCTTCTCCTCCCTCACCCCAGGATGGTGCCTTCCCCATTCAGGCAGCAGCGGGCTTGCAGCGTTAGCTCTGGTGTCCGCTTGCAATAAAGAGCCACTTCTGACAAATTTTGCACTCTCCCTGGACACTGGGTGCATATctgtaaaagagagaaaactattagaactccagaaagaaaagccaaggaaaaaacaaaaaacaaccgaGGCTCAAACGTTAACTGCCAGTATACGTTCCAGAATTCCTCTAACACAGGGCCTTTATGTCAGATTTACTAGAAGACACATTTCTTCCCCTGCAACCAGGCGCCAAAACAGCGCACCAAATTTCTGTACGGATCTTATCCAGGGAAGGATCTCATTTCTGAGAATTACTATTCGAACACATTTATAATGCCCTCTCCAATGACTTCTCAACCTGCCAGCCCCATGTGACCGGGTGTAAAAGGACTGCAGGTAGACAAAGAACTCATCAAGCATTACAGAAAGTAAAGTCCTACCAACGCACGCTAGCCAGCGGCATTAGAACGCCGTGAGCTTGCAGAACGGCCGGAGGACTCATTCGTGGAAAGAACTTATAGTTATTCGAATATTAAGGAGAGAGGAGGTCAAATTTCAAACGTCTTTGGACGTCAGCAGGGCGAAAGCGACAGCGGCGTTCAGTATTCGGGAGTGGGAGCCGGCTGGGTTACGGCTAGGGAGGCCCCAGGGACGAAATCGGGGCTGCggcaggcaggggagaggggagagccgAGGGCCGGCGAGCAATTCTTTTTCAACCCAACCTTTAATCTGCTTCAGTACCTCGGGTAGCGCCAAAGCCCTTGCCACGCTCAGAACGAAGAGCAGGGCGGCAGCCCAGGGAACCAAGCTCAAAGGACTGCCGAGCCCGCAAAGGACCATTTTTCGCTCTCTCCGACCTACTCCACAGATCGCGAGACTTGCGCGGGAGGCCCCGCCTCCCA includes:
- the ATRAID gene encoding all-trans retinoic acid-induced differentiation factor — protein: MVLCGLGSPLSLVPWAAALLFVLSVARALALPEICTQCPGRVQNLSEVALYCKRTPELTLQARCCLNGEGTILGLDLQNCSLKDPGPNFPQAHTATIIDLQANPLQGDLVNTFHGFTQLQTLILPQDVNCPGGINAWDTVTFYVNNQSCEGQRNICNSTEDPEICPENGSCVPDGPGLLQCVCADGFHGYKCMRQGSFPLFMFFGILGSTTLSISILLWGTQRRKAKAS